Genomic DNA from Pseudomonas fitomaticsae:
AGCAGCGATCTGGCCACCGGTCAGCGCTGGTATCAGACCGGGCCCGTCGGGCTGGTCATGAAGTTGAAGAAAAACAAGAACGTTGCACGTCCGGTCATCAATTGAACCTTTCTGCTCACCGATCACAACTCTAAAGCGTGGTGAAACATGAAACTGGCAAATCTGAAAAAAAGCGTCGTGGCGAGTCTGGTTGCTTCTGTGTTTGGCACGATCCTCTGTTCGGCGGCCTATGCGGCGGACGCCAACAAACCCGGCGCCGGTGTGTCGATCACGCCGATCTTCCCGACCATCGCCGAAGAGCGTTTTCGCGGCGAGGTGGTGATCGCCGGGCTCAAGGAACTGGGCTATGACGTGAAGCAACCGAAGGAGACCGATTACCCGGCGATGTTCCTCGCGCTGTCCTACGGCGATGCGGATTTCACCGTGCATGAATGGGAGCACCTGCACGAGGCGTTCTATGACAAGGCCGGTGGCGATGATGTGATGGTCAAAGTCGGGCAGATCATGAAGGGTGTGCTGCAGGGCTATCTGATCGACAAGAAGACTGCCGATGCCTACCACATCAAGGATCTGTCGGACCTGAAGAAACCGGAAATCGCCAAGCTGTTCGACAGCAACGGCGACGGCAAGGCCGACCTGACCGGGTGCAACCCGGGCTGGGGCTGCGAAATCATGGTCGAGCACCACATGAAAGCCTATGGTCTGGAGCCTACTGTGGTCGACAACCGCGGCTCCTACTTTGCACTGATGGCGGACACCATCGCGCGCTTCCAGCAGGGCAAACCGGTGCTGTTCTTCACCTGGGTGCCACAGTGGATCTCCAGTGTGCTGGTCGAAGGTCGCGACGTGGTCTGGCTGCCGGTGCCTTACACCGATCTGCCTGAGGGCAAGGAGAGCAAAGACACCTTCTACGAAGGCAAGAACCTCGGCTTCCCGGTGGATACGATCAATGCCGTGATGAACAAGGAATTCGCCGAGAAAAACCCGGTGGCCCGCAAGTTCCTCTCAGAAGTCAGCATCAGCACCGCCGATGAAAGTGCGCAGAACCTGAAGATGCAGCAGGGCGAGAAGTCCCTGGCCGACATCAAGCGCCATGCTGCCGAGTGGATCAAGGCTCACCAGGAAAGCTACGACAGCTGGCTGAAGGACGC
This window encodes:
- the proX gene encoding glycine betaine/L-proline ABC transporter substrate-binding protein ProX is translated as MKLANLKKSVVASLVASVFGTILCSAAYAADANKPGAGVSITPIFPTIAEERFRGEVVIAGLKELGYDVKQPKETDYPAMFLALSYGDADFTVHEWEHLHEAFYDKAGGDDVMVKVGQIMKGVLQGYLIDKKTADAYHIKDLSDLKKPEIAKLFDSNGDGKADLTGCNPGWGCEIMVEHHMKAYGLEPTVVDNRGSYFALMADTIARFQQGKPVLFFTWVPQWISSVLVEGRDVVWLPVPYTDLPEGKESKDTFYEGKNLGFPVDTINAVMNKEFAEKNPVARKFLSEVSISTADESAQNLKMQQGEKSLADIKRHAAEWIKAHQESYDSWLKDARAAAK